The genomic segment CGCGCTGTGGGCCGCCGCCTAGCTGCGGCCGTTCTGGCCGTAACGGTCCTGGTCTCCGGCTGCACCGCGCAGCCGGAGACCCCGGCCCCCGCCTTCAACGCCACCGACGTGATGTTCCTGCAGATGGCGCTGACCCAGATCGACGAAGGCGCACCGGTCGCCGAACTGGCCGGGCAGCGCGCCACCGACCCGCGCCTGCGCACCCTGGCCACCGAACTGCTCACCCAGTGGCGCGAGGAGTCCGGCCCGATGCAACGCTGGCTCGTCGGCTGGCAGCAGCCACGGGAGGCGAACCCGTCCGCCGGCGCCCACGCGGGCCACGGCGACCTGCACAGCCTGCGGGAGTCCGACGTCG from the Paractinoplanes abujensis genome contains:
- a CDS encoding DUF305 domain-containing protein, producing the protein MGRRLAAAVLAVTVLVSGCTAQPETPAPAFNATDVMFLQMALTQIDEGAPVAELAGQRATDPRLRTLATELLTQWREESGPMQRWLVGWQQPREANPSAGAHAGHGDLHSLRESDVGELKAATGTTFDRTAVSLLLGHLGNCVETARMGATGGAYPPARTMGETVTQRRQAQIQTLLRMAA